The following proteins are co-located in the Neodiprion virginianus isolate iyNeoVirg1 chromosome 6, iyNeoVirg1.1, whole genome shotgun sequence genome:
- the LOC124307365 gene encoding arginase, hepatic isoform X1: MFLHAKHITRQVVKRYYGKVGIVGVPFEAGQEKVGVAKGPHVIRAAGLVKELEVLGIDIKDYGDLSYEVEDVAVKNMTHLGHFAGCTKCLSEKVEQILNDGRQVLTLGGDHSLGVGSIDAHVKVKKDVAVLWIDAHADLNTNATSESGNVHGMPVALLTKELSDYWPYLPGMDWQKPVLSIRSVGYIGLRSVDRYERLVIEKFGINAYGIRDVERYGIHDVVHMALSKVDPENNKSLHVSFDIDSLDPLEAPSTGTPVRGGLTLREGIHLMEEIYNTGRLNAVDLVEVNPHIGTERDVKKTVEAAIQIIQAAFGYNRRGLKVPKGIDDIPLQTFK, from the exons ATGTTTTTGCACGCTAAACATATTACAAGACAAGTTGTGAAACGATACTATGGAAAAGTCGGCATAGTGGGTGTACCTTTTGAGGCAGGGCAA GAAAAAGTTGGAGTTGCAAAAGGCCCACATGTGATCAGAGCTGCAGGGCTAGTTAAGGAATTAGAAGTTTTAG GGATTGACATCAAAGATTATGGTGACCTATCTTATGAAGTTGAGGATGTGGCAGTAAAGAACATGACTCACTTAGGCCATTTCGCGGGTTGTACTAAGTGCCTATCAGAAAAGGTGGAACAGATTTTAAATGATGGCAGACAAGTATTAACTCTTGGTGGTGACCATAGTCTTGGCGTAGGGAGTATAGATGCACATGTTAAA GTCAAAAAAGACGTGGCTGTTTTATGGATAGATGCACATGCAGATCTCAATACAAATGCAACTAGCGAAAGTGGCAATGTGCATGGTATGCCAGTAGCGTTGCTGACTAAAGAGTTATCCGATTATTGGCCATATTTACCTGGTATGGATTGGCAAAAACCTGT gTTATCCATAAGAAGTGTCGGATATATTGGTTTGAGGTCTGTGGATCGCTACGAAAGACTagtaatcgaaaaatttggGATCAATGCTTATGGAATCAGAGATGTTGAACGATATG GTATACATGACGTTGTACATATGGCATTATCTAAAGTAGATCCAGAAAATAACAAATCTTTACATGTCAGCTTTGATATTGACTCACTCGATCCTTTGGAAGCTCCAAGCACTGGAACTCCAG TTCGAGGGGGTCTTACTTTGAGAGAAGGGATTCACTTGATGGAGGAAATCTACAATACAGGTCGACTAAATGCTGTAGATTTAGTGGAAGTCAATCCACACATTGGTACCGAACGTGACGTTAAAAAAACAGTCGAAGCTgcaattcaaattattcaagcaGCCTTTGGATATAACAGGCGTGGACTCAAAGTTCCTAAAGGAATTGATGACATACCATTGCAAACGTTCAAGTAA
- the LOC124307365 gene encoding arginase-2, mitochondrial isoform X2, with protein sequence MEYVIVETSSEKVGVAKGPHVIRAAGLVKELEVLGIDIKDYGDLSYEVEDVAVKNMTHLGHFAGCTKCLSEKVEQILNDGRQVLTLGGDHSLGVGSIDAHVKVKKDVAVLWIDAHADLNTNATSESGNVHGMPVALLTKELSDYWPYLPGMDWQKPVLSIRSVGYIGLRSVDRYERLVIEKFGINAYGIRDVERYGIHDVVHMALSKVDPENNKSLHVSFDIDSLDPLEAPSTGTPVRGGLTLREGIHLMEEIYNTGRLNAVDLVEVNPHIGTERDVKKTVEAAIQIIQAAFGYNRRGLKVPKGIDDIPLQTFK encoded by the exons ATGGAGTATGTAATAGTAGAAACATCATCA GAAAAAGTTGGAGTTGCAAAAGGCCCACATGTGATCAGAGCTGCAGGGCTAGTTAAGGAATTAGAAGTTTTAG GGATTGACATCAAAGATTATGGTGACCTATCTTATGAAGTTGAGGATGTGGCAGTAAAGAACATGACTCACTTAGGCCATTTCGCGGGTTGTACTAAGTGCCTATCAGAAAAGGTGGAACAGATTTTAAATGATGGCAGACAAGTATTAACTCTTGGTGGTGACCATAGTCTTGGCGTAGGGAGTATAGATGCACATGTTAAA GTCAAAAAAGACGTGGCTGTTTTATGGATAGATGCACATGCAGATCTCAATACAAATGCAACTAGCGAAAGTGGCAATGTGCATGGTATGCCAGTAGCGTTGCTGACTAAAGAGTTATCCGATTATTGGCCATATTTACCTGGTATGGATTGGCAAAAACCTGT gTTATCCATAAGAAGTGTCGGATATATTGGTTTGAGGTCTGTGGATCGCTACGAAAGACTagtaatcgaaaaatttggGATCAATGCTTATGGAATCAGAGATGTTGAACGATATG GTATACATGACGTTGTACATATGGCATTATCTAAAGTAGATCCAGAAAATAACAAATCTTTACATGTCAGCTTTGATATTGACTCACTCGATCCTTTGGAAGCTCCAAGCACTGGAACTCCAG TTCGAGGGGGTCTTACTTTGAGAGAAGGGATTCACTTGATGGAGGAAATCTACAATACAGGTCGACTAAATGCTGTAGATTTAGTGGAAGTCAATCCACACATTGGTACCGAACGTGACGTTAAAAAAACAGTCGAAGCTgcaattcaaattattcaagcaGCCTTTGGATATAACAGGCGTGGACTCAAAGTTCCTAAAGGAATTGATGACATACCATTGCAAACGTTCAAGTAA
- the LOC124307373 gene encoding GPN-loop GTPase 2, translating to MTSIFGQLVIGPPGSGKTTFCDAMSKFLTKLGRTVAVINIDPANENMKYVPLVDISELIKHDEVMTTYRLGPNGALIYCMEFLEANVNWLIEKILNLKGYYLIIDCPGQVELYTHHKSISRIAERLEQNLVRLCCVQLIDSHHCSDPGKYLSSLMLCTSTMLHLGLPHINVLTKIDEMKKFSDRLTFNFEFYTEVLDLQYLLEKLNEDPFTSKYKKLNAALVSLVEDYSLVSFIPLDISNQSLLLQVKNAVDKANGYIFGGNEPKDVQTLLACAVGAISETEKMSTIDNYL from the exons ATGACCTCGATATTTGGACAATTAGTAATTGGCCCACCTGGTAGTGGGAAAACTACTTTCTGCGATGCAATGTCAAAGTTTTTGACGAAACTGGGTAGAACAGTTGCTGTTATTAACATTG ATCCAGCGAATGAAAACATGAAGTATGTCCCATTGGTAGACATTTCGGAGCTGATTAAACACGACGAAGTAATGACTACTTACAGACTAGGACCAAATGGTGCCTTGATTTACTGCATGGAGTTTTTAGAAGCGAATGTGAATtggttgattgaaaaaattctcaatctCAAAGGTTACTACTTGATCATCGATTGCCCTGGCCAA GTAGAGCTGTATACCCATCACAAATCAATTAGTCGCATAGCAGAGAGATTGGAACAAAATCTTGTTAGACTGTGTTGCGTACAGCTAATTGATTCACATCATTGTAGTGATCCAG GAAAATATTTGTCATCCTTAATGCTCTGTACCAGCACAATGCTACATCTAGGATTACCCCACATTAATGTTTTGACGAAGATAgatgaaatgaagaaattcagCGATCGCTTgacatttaattttgaattttatacggAAGTTCTTGATTTACAATATCTTCTGGAAAAGCTCAATGAAGATCCCTTCACTTCAAA gtataaaaaattgaatgccGCATTGGTTTCACTGGTTGAAGATTACAGCTTAGTGAGTTTTATACCATTAGATATCTCCAATCAGTCTCTTCTATTGCAAGTAAAGAATGCTGTAGATAAAGCAAACGGTTACATTTTTGGTGGCAATGAACCAAAAGACGTTCAAACATTACTCGCATGTGCTGTTGGTGCCATTagtgaaactgaaaaaatgtcTACGATTGATAATTATCTATAA
- the LOC124307390 gene encoding phosphomevalonate kinase, with translation MAAADSRDCADASGDSICLSVKPRRILLFSGKRKSGKDYITDILQQRLNHLPCVTIKISGPIKIHWAKSLNLDFKELLGDGEYKEKYRGQMIAWGENMRNKDIGYFCRAAIDMYNARNIPIWIVSDIRRKTDIQWFVENFGSACKTVRIIADDEIRTKRGWIFTPGIDDAESECDLDNINKWDLKVYNNDDNIDDILDTIISLIN, from the exons ATGGCAGCTGCAGATAGTCGTGACTGCGCAGATGCTAGCGGAGATTCAATATGTCTTTCAGTGAAACCTCGTCGTATTTTACTGTTCAGTGGAAAAAGAAAGTCCGGCAAGGATTACATTACTGACATTTTACAGCAAAG ATTAAACCATTTGCCGTGCGTGACGATAAAGATTTCTGGAcctataaaaattcattgggCCAAAAGTTTGAACCTAGATTTCAAAGAATTACTTGGAGATGGAGAATACAAAGAGAAATACAGGGGACAGATGATTGCATGGGGTGAAAATATGAGGAACAAAGATATTGGCTACTTTTGTCGTGCTGCTATCGATATGTATAATG ctcgTAATATACCCATATGGATAGTCAGTGACATAAGACGGAAAACTGATATTCAATggttcgttgaaaattttggcaGCGCTTGTAAAACTGTAAGAATTATTGCTGATGATGAAATCAGGACAAAACGAGGATGGATCTTCACACCAG GTATAGACGATGCAGAGTCTGAATGTGATTTAGACAACATCAATAAGTGGGACTTGAAAGTTTACAACAATGATGACAatattgatgatattttggACACTATCATCAGTCTGATAAATTGA
- the LOC124307378 gene encoding N-alpha-acetyltransferase 30, which produces MHKSASIENNMEITHHEMQMGHVKIKKDNVTIDTVSQDVESRLTLKTDNLNEERQANGLHQVNGVLDSPKKSSELSSIVSVPQGVASSHKSQRDNVEETASVESKNSDIMYVSYTSELQMPDIMKLIQKDLSEPYSIYTYRYFIHNWPKLCFLAMHEEECVGAIVCKLDVHRKVIKRGYIAMLAVDVKYRKRKIGSNLVRRAIQAMVADDADEVVLETEITNRPALRLYENLGFVRDKRLFRYYLNGVDALRLKLWLR; this is translated from the exons ATGCATAAATCTGCGAGCATAGAAAATAACATGGAAATAACTCATCATGAAATGCAGATGGGCCatgtcaaaataaaaaaagataatgTGACAATAGATACTGTATCGCAAGACGTTGAGTCTCGTCTTACATTGAAAACAGACAATCTTAACGAGGAACGACAAGCAAATGGCTTGCATCAAGTAAACGGAGTTTTAGACTCGCCAAAAAAATCCTCAGAACTATCGAGCATCGTGTCAGTACCCCAGGGTGTTGCGTCTAGTCATAAAAGTCAACGTG ACAATGTGGAGGAAACAGCGTCCGTGGAAAGTAAAAACAGCGATATTATGTATGTTAGTTACACGAGTGAACTGCAAATGCCAGATattatgaaattaattcagaAAGACCTGAGCGAACCTTATTCaatatatacctataggtattttatacataattgGCCCAAACTGTGCTTTCTG GCTATGCACGAAGAGGAGTGTGTTGGAGCAATTGTTTGCAAGCTTGATGTCCACAGAAAAGTGATAAAGCGCGGATACATTGCAATGCTTGCGGTAGATGTGAAATACCGTAAGCGTAAAATTGGTTCCAATCTCGTGAGACGAGCGATTCAAGCAATGGTAGCTGATGACGCTGACGAAGTAGTTTTAGAAACGGAAATAACCAATCGACCAGCGCTTCGATTGTACGAAAATTTAGGTTTCGTTCGAGACAAACGATTATTTCGATATTATTTAAACGGTGTAGATGCCTTGCGATTAAAGCTTTGGCTGAGATGA